From the Xylocopa sonorina isolate GNS202 chromosome 9, iyXylSono1_principal, whole genome shotgun sequence genome, the window GCGAACAGTCCTGCGAATATACTGTCACGGTTTAGTTCGAGTATAATATATCACGAAGAAGAACGCGACGTACGCGGACAGAAGACTCGATGCGAGGAGTCGAGTAGGTACGAGACCGTTTACCTGTTCTGGGCGATTTTCCTCAACGTGTCCGGGCTTCGTATCAGCTTGTCCAACGTCTGCGTGAGATTGGCGAACGTCGGACGATGGGTGCGTTCCTTCTGCCAGCAATCGAGCATCAGCTGATAGATCGCCTCGGGACAGTCCATCGGCGCTGGGAGCCTGTATCCTTTCTCGATCGACTTTATCACATCCTGATTAGACCAGTTCCAGTACGGCCGCTCGCCGTAGGACATCAcctcccagcaaacgatccccATGCTCCATACGTCCGACGCGCTGGTGAACTTCCGGAACGCTATCGCTTCGGGAGCTGTCCATCGTACCGGGATCTTTCCACCCTTTTTGCCGGAGTAAACAGTCTTTCAAGATTCGATATTTGAAAGTCTCGATACATGCGACGAGAACGCGAGGGCGTTCTCGTTAAGGGGTTGGTGATATCAGTTGTCGCGCGAAACTCCGTTCGCGCGGCTTTTCCATCCGACTACTTACCCTGGTCGTGTACGCGCCTTCCGTCGCGCTCTCGATCTCCCTGCTCAGCCCAAAGTCGGCGATCTTGCAGACCAACGCGGCGTTCACCAGCACGTTCCTCGCCGCCAGGTCCCGGTGCACGTAGTTCATCTCCGCCAGGTACTGCATACCGCTCGCTATACCGCGCAGCATGCCTACTAGCTGCAGCACCTGGAACTTGCCGTCGTTCGCCCGCAGGAAAGTGTCCAGGCTGCCGTTCTCCATGAATTCGGTGATGATCATCACTGGATTGCTCTTCGTCACGACACCCTGCAGGAATATCACGTTCGGGTGCTCGAACTGGCCCATGATGGACGCTTCGGTGAGGAAATCGTTACGGGCCTTGTCCGCGGAGCCTGGTTTCAGCGTCTTGATCGCCACGTCGATCTCCGTACGGCCATCCGGCGCTACTTTCAGTTTACCGCGACAAACGTCGCCAAACTCGCCGCCACCTGTTCCGGTTACCATCAAACGGTGGACAGAAGAAAAATGGAAAaggaagaatcgttagaaccagGCGAGACCAACCGTTGGTGGTTTTTAAAGCGAAACGGGACGAGACTTTGGTATGTACCTATGATGGCCTCTATCGTGATGTATCCAGCGTCGATCTCTCTGGCGAACTCTCTGACGGCCTGGTTCGGGTCCTCGTACGTGTGAGGGTCGACGTAGCTTCTGGCGCCACCGCCACCGGCACCACCGGCACTGGCCGCTGCGACTCCCACTGCAGGTGTGAACAGCGGCGTGGTCACTGCAACGTCACCAAAACAGAGTTCATTATATTAACACGAGGGTCGGTGTGCTTAATTTTGACGGAATCTCGGAGCGGTACGATTAACAACAGATCGCTCCGTGCCTGAGAGCCGTGTCATCCCGTGAAAACACTCACACAcccttcctcttaaggaaaaaaaaaagaaaaaaaaataacgagATTTTTCAACGTTCAATATAGTGGATAACGCAGAACTAAAATGAAGCTGAAGCTCTTCTAAGCTGCTCTTCGAGGCTCTTAAAATGACAAAATTCTCTATTCAACGCGTGATCGTTTCTATAAGACTGGTCTATCTTGAACGAAATTTCTCTGAAACGTTGTAAACGAAACGAAAAAGTGACAAAATTCCACTATGTTGTAAAAAGATCTAATGTggagaaaaaaatatatatatgacaAGAGGTATGCTAATTTCCATGCCAGCGGTAGAAATACTCTCGCATGCCTAGTACACGCCAAATGATCTCAATTACGATGCATCGGATTGAATGACGTTAGTCGTAGCACCGAGTGCAGAGGATGCTCCGGTCGAATCGAATTACTTCGTCGCCCGTTAATTTACATCCGCGAATGCATCTGCGACGGCTCGCCACTCTAGCCGCGTCGAATTAATTCGAGTTCCACCGAAACATCCACCGTTCCCAGCGCGTCGACGCTCAACTGCATCGTCCGCGGACGATTTTAAGAAGAGATCTGCTGGCTGGCTGAAAAAAAGTAGAACGATGCAATAGAAAGAACACGAGACGTATCGAAGAGCAAAGAGTGTATCTCATGCTATTATTCTATCGTGCTTCTCATCTACGTACAATCcaagagagagatagaaagagagaaagatagagaaaaagaagagagaaagagagagaaaaaggaagaaaaaaacagtaagaaaatagagagagagagagagaaagagagagagagagacatagAGGAAAAGAACGTGGATCGTGGTACGAGCTGTAGAGAATAATTTACAAAGGACAATGTGTTTCTGTGTTCGAGTCTCAGCGAGTGTAACGTGTCGGGGCGCAATCCTCCGGTTCGCAAAATTTCGATCGAGTCTTATTGGGTCTGATTAAGGACTTACGCGAGGACTTGCTCTTGTTGTTGGTGTGGGTTGTCACAATCGGTGAACTGTCCATTTTGCAGTGCACTGTGAACAACACAACAACCAACACACTAATTGACAAACAGCAAACAAAAAGAAGCGGTGTATGTTCTAATGAACAGTTTAATGACGCGAGGCGAGCGAAGGCAGCGTGACGTGAAACAAATGGATGTCTTTTAAGAACGCGTTCGGCTCGTTTTTTTTCTCGATCTTCGTGCAGCTTTCGTCTTTGTCTCCTACGATAATTACACGTACGTGGATCAATAAAAATTGTACGTGTacgtataaaaaaataaaaaaataaagagaACAGAACAAAATGACACACGTTAAAAAAGAACATCAAACAAATGCAATGCTAACGATACACACTGACAACGATATATGCATGCAATGTACAACATatctatatctatatatatgtatagaacGACGGCAAGCACGAagcacgcacacgcacacgcacgtCTTTCGAGTGTACACTGTGTATGTCTGCATGATGGCGAAACGAACGTGAAAGAACGTGCGTGTCGATGCACTAAAAAATTTGGAACGCGTCAAAAGAGATGCACATACAAGGGGGGGTGCAAGATTAGCTACGTAAAACTGAGTTcctagaagagaaaaaaaaaaacttgaGGTGTTGGAGAAGACTTACTGTAGGTCACAACTAGTCCTGTAGTAGCAGGCGATTGTGTACATTGTTTCATTGGGTTTTTTCATGGATTTTTCATGGAGGCAGGTTCGATAGATTAGGGGAATCGCACATGAAAAGAAAGAATCGAAAGAATTTGGTTAGAACGATGGCAATCAGCCGTGTCCGGTATGAATTTTGCACGAAAGCGATCGTCTCTCATCGTATGCATTCTCTTTACTTCCTGGCCAAGCACGGACTTGGGCGACTTTCGTTTCGCACCGTTTTACTTATCTACATCGCCCGTTTTTCTTTCAACGAACCACATTTTCAGTAATCTTTCTTTCGTCAAAGAGAGAAACTTCTAAAAAGAACTGGGTGTTTAGCGACAAGACATTATCATTGGGTACTGTATACGTGACAGGGGTGGTCTGGGGGTCGATACTTGCTGGGTCTAACGGGGTTGGTGAATTCAAATATATACTTATTAGTCACAAGACACGAGGGCGCAGTGAAACAACTATGAAAGTGacaagggggggggggtggtagCGATAATAAACTtataaagaaaagagaaatcgaGCCGACTGGCTAAGGGCAAACGTACCTTCGCCGTTCCTGTACTCCAACGTATCGCAGTCGCTCGGCTGTTTCTTGTTGCATTCGTCCGAGGCCCTGCTGCATCGAAATCATAGAGTCACGCATCAATGGAATCACATCAGTATACGAAGATACGACTCGACTAACTTCGCCGATACCAAGACTTTTCATTCTACACGCGAGATTGTAAGAGCAATTCGTTTACCTTCTCAAAATCAGGACGGtcataataatgataatgacCAGGAGAACTACCACGGCTACGATAGCGCCTGCTATAATCCTCACTTGCATATTGTCGTCCTCCCCGACATAGTCTGAAACGAGATCGAACGAATCGTCCACTGAGAGACTGTGGCTATTTCGCTTCGACTTCGATACGATTCGACAACGAATCCGAGTAATTACCTAGACCCATAGCGTGAGGGGTCTTCTTGTAGACCACCGGCGTGTATTCACCCCAACCTCTGGTCGTCTTCGCTCGCACTTGCACCGCGTAATCGGTCGACGGTTTCAGACCTTTGAAAGTCGCTGATAAGTCGGAGGTTTGGACCATGGTAGCGTTGGTGGCGTCGTCGTAACGCGGATAACACCTCGCTGAAACAACTCGTCGTTAATAACCGGTAGAAAGAAGGGAAGAAACTGGCTATTGGGCCATCAAGAATCTCACCTTCGTATCTCTCGACCAGATCGCTGTCTCCACTGTCGGTCACAGGAGCGTCCCAGCTGATGCTGAGCTCTGTGCTCTTCACGCCTGTGATCCTGACGTTGCTGACCAAACTGGGCACGCTGGCTTCCGTCGTCACGGTGATGTCCACGTACTCGGATTTCCCGGCCAGCGCGGACACGCCGTTCTGGGCGAACACTTGGAAGCGATAGGTGGTGACCGCGTTCAGGCCAGTGATCGTGATCTTCGTGTCGTTGAAGACCTCCTGCTCGAGAGAAACCCGGTCAGTCCAATCGCGTGTCTTAACACGACGCTCTCCAACCGGACGAAACTTACGGTATTGGGAATGTATTTGACACCCGTGCTACAAGCGTCGCAGATCACCTTGTACGTCGTGTCCGTCCTGCCTCCCAGCATGTGCGGTGCGTTCCAGGATAGGATCACCGTCGACTGATCGACAAAGTTCACCGTTAAATTCTGCGGCGCCGACGGTGGCTCTGCAAAAGGCGGAAGAATCATTCGAACACTCtgttcaacctcctcgcacaagATGATTTACAGTAATCGCTGGTCGAACGGAGACTCACGCGTGCATGGCATTTTCTTGGAGTCCTTCTCGGCTCTGAAATAACCCGGGTTGCACCGACACTCCGTGTACGCGTAATCGGAGGACTTACTGTGAGCCGGACAAGCCTCGCAGCTCTGCGATCCCACCTCGTGCTTGAATTTACCGATCGGGCACTCCTTGCATTCCTGTTTCTCGTCGTCAGCCTGGTATCCAGGCTTGCAGTGGCACCCGCCGTTCGGCAGATACCATTTCCCGTCTCCCTTGCAGAGGAAGGTGGGCTGCTCGATCACCACCGCGTTGTCCACGCAGGTACCGATCGTCTGCTCGATCAGCGCGACCTCGCGGCCGGTTGGCGTCGCTGGGAAGTGGGCAAAGTTCACGGAGATCTCCGGGCAGCTGATGTAGTAGACCTTGATGGCCAGGATCGAGATGCAGGCGCCCTGGTCGCGAAACGCGAAGTACACGCCCTTCTTCGTCACGGGTATCGACTTCACCTCCGTGTTTATCACCACCTCCGTGTTCGTGTTGAACCTGCCCTCGCCAGCGGCGATGCGCCCTGCGGATGAAACGCGTCGTGTACTTGGCCGCGTCGAGCCCTTGGCTATGGCCAGGGAAAAGTTTCCGGAACGAGAGCCGGAAGGGTGCGCGTATTTTGGCAAGCTTACCGATCAACTTGTAGCTATCCGTCTCCCACGGTGGCTGCTCCTTGGTGGCCACGTCGAACTCGTAGTAAAGCAGACTGAACGTCTCCTTGCAGCTGAGCGCGTTTCCGGGGAACAACGAGCAGTCGCGGGTCGtgaatttgatttctatgtacaTGCGATTCGCCGGTCCCCTCTCGATGAACGGCGTCCATAGCCAATTGTTCACGTTGTTGTACGCCACGTCGCAGACAACGTAACTCCGCCAATTGATGCCCTTGTCGAAGTTCGTGAACGACTCTTCCACCCACTGGAACAGAAACGAGCACGGGACGATCTTAATTTCCGTAATATGCCCTCGATTAACGGCGAAACACCGCGACCATGACTCTTTCCCTCCTTACATTCTACTCGCGGCCCGTTTAGCCTACGCGTGCGCCCGAATCAACCGAGATGAGATAAACGCTGTTTAAATAACGCGAGACGCCCCCTATCCCCCTTCAGCGGGGGGATCCTCCTTTCAGGAGCGGTTCTCCGGAGCGCCTTCGCCGTCGTGTTTGCCTACGGATTACAGGGCGAGATCCCACCGAGTCAGCATCCACGAAATCAGCTTTGCGCGAACCCTCCCCTCGCAGCTTTCCACCGTGGAGAGAGACGTTTCTTTCCGTTCTCGAACGCTTCAAGGTCTTCCTATTGATTTCGCCCTCCACCACCCTCCCCTGATGATATTTACAGAAACTACGAAGACGGATTACCCGGGCTGCTACGGATTTCCGAACTTCCCAAGAATCCGAGGCTGGCTCGCGCAACGACCAGGAGAGACCCAAGGAAGAAGATCGCGGCGGATGAACAGAGATTTATTCCCCCCAACTCGACCCCTTTCGACGGGGGTGACCGAGGCGCGTTCGATAGAGACGCTTTCTGATCTTTATCGAGCCTCGATCTCTAGACAGCGAAaaagacgagagagagagagagagaaagagagagatgcaGACGGATCCACGGGGGCTGGTCCCCGTgtacgcgcgatccgaggaaccACTTGTCCGTCGACGTTGGACGCGGTATCCTCCCTCGGCAAATGATGAGGCGGAGTGGCCAGGTCGTCGACTTGCGACAAACAGACCGCAAGGAATTACCGGCGCGCGTTACCATTAGTTTTATTGCCCCCCTCGGCTCGAGCTCGTCCCGAGAGAGACCGCAAAAAGTTCCGACCGAGCAAGAAGGacccgtcgtcgccgtcgtcgtcgtcgtcgtcgcggtCCTCGTGGCCATCGTCAGGGTTTCTCCCGTCCTCGACTGActattccctctctctctctctctccctctttcgatACTCGCAATGGAAAGGCTCTACGTAGGTAAGAGAGGCTGTGGAAGAGGGGGAGGGGGGcggagaggggaaaaaaaagcgGGTAGATCGAGAAGGCCAGGCTTCTTACCCAGAAGATTTTCTTGCGGACGTGTTTCCGGCAGGGAGGCCGCAATAAATTCAGCCGTACGGTTACTCGGTAGCACAAAGAGATTATTACGCTGGAAAGATGACGAGCAGGACAGAGGGGGGGATAGGGGATCGAGAAAAAACGATTTCGTTTCGGTGGATGGACGGTTCGAGGGACTCGGCTCGGCGATCTGAAAAATCCACGGCGACCTGTGCGCCGCGTTAACGAATGTGCTTAACCTCCTCAGGGACGAATTCCATTTTTTTCCCTCCGACGAGAACGGAGTTCTGCGTGTAATAACCAGATGAATGGGCTAGATAAGTAATATCGTAATTAACGAGAAACTATGCGTCGTCATTCCTCGAGAGATTAACGATGAACGTGGTCAATCGTAATTATCGTCGAGACAAAACGACTTCGAGCGACTGTTATCCTCTCGAGTCGAGGAATCGTAAAGGACACAGAAGGCGCGAGGCGATATCATCTCGCGGAGACTATTAGCGAGACGAAGGAAACTCCTGTAGACGTCGTTTCGACGCCTACGCGGGTGCTTTATcggctgggaaattgcgttaaATTCCTGGCTCCCCTTAGCCGTCGCCGTCGCTCTGTCTTTCCACGGCGCTTTTACTTCGTTCCTCTGTCGCGAGCCTTCCAGACTGTCGCGTGGCGGAAAAAAGACAGAGCGGGGGCACGCGCGTCGTTAACGCCGCGGAATTTAATTGGATCCCGCCGAGACGTCCTCTTTTAAGGTGCCGCGTGAATTTTTCGGTGGGCCGGATTTCCCAGCGGCGCGATCCTCCCGTGAAATTACTCGCACACCCTGTGCGTGCGTCTACGTGTGCAGGCGGTGAGAACGGGAAGGGAAAGAGTGGAAAAAGAGTGGGAAAGTTAAAAACGAGCACGCTCGACCGACTCTGGGGGTTGTAACGAGGAAAAAGAAGATACGTACACGTACGTATGCACGTATATCGATGTTCAAGGTACTTCTTCAGGCCCTTCCTGGGTGGCGGCGGGCAGAGATTTTAAATGGAATTAATTACGCCACTTAACGTGTTTCGCGCCTCGGGTTCGTTAGCATGCCGCATGCGAGACTGGTAACCAGCCGCCCTCGGGGGTAATTTCGCTCTTTATCGCGTGAACCACCACCGAATTCGTCGGATCCCGCGTTGCGTTCCTCAATTAGTACGCGATCGATCGACAGACGCGATACGAATCCATTAAGATCCGCGGCGTTTCGAAAATCCGGGACGATATACAACGTTCCGTTTCAGGGGTGGACCACCGTGGCTGGCTCGATGCGAGATGACGCGGGACCGCCGCGAAAGTAATTAGAAACAACGGGCTCGCGTCGTCTCGCGTAACGTTCGCGCTTTATCGCGGCTGCGATCGCGTTGGTCCGCGCGAATCGTTCATTAACGGGCTGAGCGCGAAAATATTGTTCAAAAGTATTCCCACTCGGTGTTTTTAATCGACTGGGTAACTAACGACCACCCGATACGCTCGATTCACCTTTGATCGCGTTTATGGGAGAAAAATAACGCAGCTCCGTGTGGCGATCGACGATTACATTTCACGCTTCGATCGACTCGATCTTAATACTAACATTAACGGACGATCAATTTATTACACTGGACTTACTAACAACCTTCGAAACTAACTTTCCACGTGTATCTCAAATTGCAACAGAGTTAATTCTCTCGTCGATCTCGTTCTCAATGATCGCAGATCGACCCGCTGAAAGATATAACCAGCGACTTACCACAAAACGAACGATTTTAGAGGAAACAAATCGGAAGAATACCGCGTGGTACGTTGACCCGCGCGAAAGAACCTGCGACGAGCGAAAAGGGGTGAGAGGTGAAAGATAAAGAGCTTCGTTCCGCCTGGTTATTCGTCGCTCTCCTCACCCCGTGTAACGACGAAGCTCACCCATCCTCGATAAAGAGTAACGCGCGCTGCTCGAGCAGGACATCAAAGCCGTCGATTTGTCGGGAACGGAGTACGAGAGTACACCTGGAGGAACAGGGTCCTCTCAGCGGTTTCTATTTCCTCGTGGATCAACCGGCGCTGGTAAATAGATACGAGCCATCGGTTTCGAAATAAAGCCAATAAGCTCCAGCGGAGCGAGCAAGCGGGGGCAGAGGCACGAGTAGTCTTCCGCGGCGGATAGAACGAGGAGGGATAGGAGTTCGGCTTGCCTCCCTTATCCCATGGCTAGGAGAGGTTCCCTCGAACGGCGGCCCGTAATATTGCCACCATAATCGCAATTCCGATGGTGTAGCTCCGTTCGAGCGGGGCGCAGCCAGCCTGGCTGGGAAGACTTAGGGGGTTACGTGGGGTGGACGAACTTTCAGTCTAGCGGAGGGCTTGCGGATCTTAATATATATTGAGCTCTCGTGCGCCACCCCTCGCCCTTGGGGTTGCAACGGGGTGAGGGCGCGCGGCTGGCCTCTCTCTTCTTCCTCCCAGTCTACGTGCACCACGTTCTACCGGCCGTTTCATAGAGGAACGCGCTGCGTTACCACCCCGAGGGCGCGGGGGTACGCGCGAGTCGCCGCGGCGGAATCGCGAAAGTTAAATTAACTCCGGGGGCTGGTTGCGCGACTCGCGAGGGATCCGATCGACCACACCGAGCGTCTATCTATCGGCAGTTACGGTTTTTTCTTTGTCGAGCAGTGGATCGCTTCGTCGAGCCACTTTGCTCGGCAGGTATGCCGGTGATTATGCGGGCTCGTTTAACCAGGCGCCTGGTTTTTGGCTTCTTGTTGGACCGCTGGATCTATCCAGCCGGTTTTAAATCTGCGAGCAACGTCGAGCTACTTTCGCGGATTTCGAAACGTCTTCAAAAGAGAGCAACTGGTAGGATCATCGAAAGCGAGCAACAAGCGACGATGTTTGTTGCTATAGAGAAAACAGAGCGACTAAGAAGGAAGAGGCTTAGGTAATAAGCGGTGGCTTTTGCGTGGTACGCGAAGCATCACGAAAAGGAAACATCCCTTAGCTTAAGGGAGCAAAACTGAGCGGGTTTTTCGCTCCTCTTTCCGTGGAGACTATAGCAGAGAGGGATAGGACGAAGGGAGGGTCGCTCGAGCAAGCGCGCATATGTGTGCGTCCGAACGAGCTGACCAACCCTCGTACACTGTAAGGGTGGTTACGTCGCGCGCCAATCGCAAACTTTATGTAGCCGTTTATTCGGCACCCTTGGTCTGATATCGCGGCGCCTTCGAATGGGGAAAGTAGGTGGAAACaccatttaaggagcatttccaCGGATCCCGGGCGTTAACTGAGATTTTTCTTCCCGGGGACCGCGCGACGCGTATATACGAGCGCGAAGGGAGGGAAATATCGAGGCGAGAGAAGAGGGAGAGCACGATCGGGCGAGAATTTATTTCTGGATTATTCGTCGGGGGATCGCGCGTCCCGGGATAGGACAAATCGTTCTCTTACCCGGGATCGGGAGTGTCGCGAGGTAATTTTCAGCCGCCAGATTTACGATCGGAAGATCGACTACCGACGGGGGCGGCAGTCGCTGCGAAAATTTGATTACGCCCGATAGAAAAATTGCCGATAATCTCGTCAAATTCCAGCGGGGAAGGCTGGCGACGCCCACCGTTGGAATTTGTTGCCAAGTCGACCTCGACGCGAAAACGATGCTTCTTATCAAACGGTGACAGTTATCGCGAACGCTGAATTAGCAGAAGCGAGAAACAGTGCGATATGAAAGCGAGAAAACGAAAGGCGCGACTAAGAGGAACGAGAGAgactcgaacgaagagacggcAGAGTCTGTCGAACGGATTTGTCTCGCGATCGGATGACAGCAACGACTCGTTTATCGATATTCACCCATCCATAATGAGCCTAACCGGCGTCGTAATATTTCGAGTTAACACGGCGTGTCGTCAGTGTCGCGTGTCGCTCGAAGGGATGAACGCGCCAATGACCGTCGCCCCTGACGAGACGACGCGTCACGGCTGTAACAAGAAGGGCTGCCTCGGTCACACGGGGGCTGAAAACCGTGCTAAGTCCGAGCAGAGACTTTTCAACGAACTCTCGACTTTTTGGCTTCTCGcgttctccctctccctctctctttcccaAGAAATTGCCCGTCGATTCCCCCACGTTCTCGGGAACGCGATCTACCCCGAGGTCGGAAACTGCCAGCAGACAGACAGTCAGACAGACGCAGAGACAGCGCGAGCCCAATAAGAGGAGCGGAGGAGAGACCAACAAGAAGACGAAACTCGCGAACCATCCAGCGGCGCGAGTTGCGCCGAGTTTCGGGAGTGTGAATGGGGTCTGGTCCAAAGATACACCGGGAGCGATATCCCGGTGCTATTTCGAGTCGACTGTAAGGCGAGTGTCGGCGCGCAAGGGGCGTAGCCGGGCAATGATCGTGGCGAGGAGACGGAGCCGGCACGTCGCGTCTGTTACGGGCCACGGCTGCAAACGAGCCACCGATCGGACGCGGTACCAAATTGCGGATCGTTCTGCATACCCGATGTAATTTTTCCACCCCGCGTTCGATGATTGCATTGGGGTGCGCGGGCGAGGCCGATCTTATGCTAATCCGCGAAGGGAGCCGAGGAAAGGAGCAAACGATCGTTCCCTCTCTCCGTCCCTTCCGAGCGGGCCTTCATAAAATCGTCACGAATTAGCCCCCGAAGGGAGGGTCAATCCGAAGGGGGTTGGGTTTAATATCGAAAGACCTGGCCGGCTGCGTGTAGCCCTCGACGCACGCCCCTGGAACCTGTCAGTTTGACGTATCGCAGTCGCGGGAATCCATTATACAGTCAATTACTCGTCGTGACAGGGAACGCGCGGAGCGAACGCGGCATCTGACGCCATCGAGCGCGCCCAATAGTCGAACGAGGGACCCACCAGCGGCCGCGTCCACCGGCAAATTCAACGGGACAACGTTCCTCGAGTTTCCCGCGGCACGTCGACTAAAGTTAGGCACACCGGACGTGACTACGACCCTCCTCCCCGATCGGGCCGCGAATCTTCAGGAATGGCCGCCAGGAATTTCGCAGGGGCCACCGCGTCGTACGAATCGACGAGCGATTCGAAGGGCGGAACGGGGTGGAGGGACGCTCGTCGAGTGCGTTAATTAAAATTCGCGGCTCCGCCGGGGGATCCCAATAAAGTGGACGAAATATCGGCGCACCGCTGGGGCCGGACCGTGGAGAGGGCCGGGCAATTTTTTCGACGGCTCTCCTCACGGCAGGTTGCACGCTGCGAGCCGGAAGTCACGATCGAACCTCGTTAACCGTTTGAATTGGTTAGCGGGGCACCGTCTCGGCGCGTGCACGAGTGGCTTCGCCGGCATTTGCATGCGATATTTGGATACAATAATCGTGGTCCTCGCGTGACGAACACGTCCAGATGGTACGCGGCGGGACGATCTTCACCTGTCTACGAACGGCATTGCTGTGACCATTGTTCGCGGTCCCGTCCTCCCTCTTGCGCGGCCGACCTTTGACGCCGTGAGTTATTTCTGTGGGATCGCCTCTCGATTGCGACGAAATATCACCTCGCAAACCGTGCACGGTGTCTCTCTTTCGTTCGCTGGTTCGTATCGAAGACAAACGTGGCTGAACGGCGAAGATCCCGTATCTACCGCCCGCTGGATAGCCAGCTCGACGAGAttatgaaattaaaaatacaatTTCCCGGATAACCGAGGCGTTTCCACCCTCCCCTGGTCAAATATTTTTTCAGAGGCTTAGCTTCGGCGAACAATGCCGTCTTGGAGAGATATCGCGCTGGAGAGCGCTAGGTATAAGCCGTAAAAAGAATGGAAAaataagagaaagaaagagaagtgCTACAGTAGGAGGGTGGACGGGGGTTGGTGAAAAAGCCGACGAAGTTAGGAACGGGCGACGTCGACGAGCGAGGCGCACCGCCGCCCGCGACCATCCCTTTTCCCCGGGCCAGAGAAATTGAGTTTCGGAGTTCGCTTCGACCCCCTCTGGGGGTGGCGAACTCACCTCGCGGCCCGTACGACGCCGCGCGCTTCCTCCCAGGCTACGCGCCACCTTTATCGCAGTAATGAAACTGTGTTTATGATAATCCAACAATGGAACAATGTGGGTAACGACCGAGGGGCAACGGGGCGTAGTCACAATGGCCCGCGGCTAGGCGGCCTCTCACCTAGGAAGAAAGCCGATGGATGGAAAGTAGGGGGATGCGAAAGGGAGCGAGACCTTGACGGAAGAGGGTCCCACCGCTCTATGGTCAGGGTTTTCGGCTCCCGAATCTTAATTAGGAATTTCACGAGGGCTCCAGCGCAGCGTCCACGCTCTATGGAAACGACAGAGGGCACGCAGTGGGGAGGGAAGAGTCGAAAAAAGGAGGAGGAATAACGTCGTCCCGCGGCACCCTGTTCGATCGCCGCTAAGATAAGACGTTCGGAGATAGCGCGGCTGGGAAGGGGGAAACGGAGAAGGGTTCATCCCGATGCTGGTTTCTTTGTTTTTCGCATTGTCCCAGTGCGCGCTCGAAAGGCTCGCAGCGCAGGGGACGACTCTGATAATGCGTAGGAACCGTGCCGTTGCTGTTTCCGAGAAATCGTCCGGAGGAACAAAGGCGCGCC encodes:
- the Eph gene encoding eph receptor tyrosine kinase isoform X16, whose protein sequence is MAPFNMAGVAGLLATCAAAAASAAHLLPLLLLLICPRGTHAEQVVLLDTTQEEKLEWTKYPFGTEANTPGWVEESFTNFDKGINWRSYVVCDVAYNNVNNWLWTPFIERGPANRMYIEIKFTTRDCSLFPGNALSCKETFSLLYYEFDVATKEQPPWETDSYKLIGRIAAGEGRFNTNTEVVINTEVKSIPVTKKGVYFAFRDQGACISILAIKVYYISCPEISVNFAHFPATPTGREVALIEQTIGTCVDNAVVIEQPTFLCKGDGKWYLPNGGCHCKPGYQADDEKQECKECPIGKFKHEVGSQSCEACPAHSKSSDYAYTECRCNPGYFRAEKDSKKMPCTQPPSAPQNLTVNFVDQSTVILSWNAPHMLGGRTDTTYKVICDACSTGVKYIPNTEVFNDTKITITGLNAVTTYRFQVFAQNGVSALAGKSEYVDITVTTEASVPSLVSNVRITGVKSTELSISWDAPVTDSGDSDLVERYEARCYPRYDDATNATMVQTSDLSATFKGLKPSTDYAVQVRAKTTRGWGEYTPVVYKKTPHAMGLDYVGEDDNMQVRIIAGAIVAVVVLLVIIIIMTVLILRSRASDECNKKQPSDCDTLEYRNGEGLVVTYMHCKMDSSPIVTTHTNNKSKSSLTTPLFTPAVGVAAASAGGAGGGGARSYVDPHTYEDPNQAVREFAREIDAGYITIEAIIGGGEFGDVCRGKLKVAPDGRTEIDVAIKTLKPGSADKARNDFLTEASIMGQFEHPNVIFLQGVVTKSNPVMIITEFMENGSLDTFLRANDGKFQVLQLVGMLRGIASGMQYLAEMNYVHRDLAARNVLVNAALVCKIADFGLSREIESATEGAYTTRGGKIPVRWTAPEAIAFRKFTSASDVWSMGIVCWEVMSYGERPYWNWSNQDVIKSIEKGYRLPAPMDCPEAIYQLMLDCWQKERTHRPTFANLTQTLDKLIRSPDTLRKIAQNRGTNPLAPDAVDLTQLTSVSEWLASIKMSRYAESFESSGVTTLEAAARVTVQELTALGVTLVGHQKKIMNSVTALRAQLSATSQGFLV
- the Eph gene encoding eph receptor tyrosine kinase isoform X4; protein product: MAPFNMAGVAGLLATCAAAAASAAHLLPLLLLLICPRGTHAEQVVLLDTTQEEKLEWTKYPFGTEANTPGWVEESFTNFDKGINWRSYVVCDVAYNNVNNWLWTPFIERGPANRMYIEIKFTTRDCSLFPGNALSCKETFSLLYYEFDVATKEQPPWETDSYKLIGRIAAGEGRFNTNTEVVINTEVKSIPVTKKGVYFAFRDQGACISILAIKVYYISCPEISVNFAHFPATPTGREVALIEQTIGTCVDNAVVIEQPTFLCKGDGKWYLPNGGCHCKPGYQADDEKQECKECPIGKFKHEVGSQSCEACPAHSKSSDYAYTECRCNPGYFRAEKDSKKMPCTQPPSAPQNLTVNFVDQSTVILSWNAPHMLGGRTDTTYKVICDACSTGVKYIPNTEVFNDTKITITGLNAVTTYRFQVFAQNGVSALAGKSEYVDITVTTEASVPSLVSNVRITGVKSTELSISWDAPVTDSGDSDLVERYEARCYPRYDDATNATMVQTSDLSATFKGLKPSTDYAVQVRAKTTRGWGEYTPVVYKKTPHAMGLDYVGEDDNMQVRIIAGAIVAVVVLLVIIIIMTVLILRSRASDECNKKQPSDCDTLEYRNGEGLVVTYMHCKMDSSPIVTTHTNNKSKSSLTTPLFTPAVGVAAASAGGAGGGGARSYVDPHTYEDPNQAVREFAREIDAGYITIEAIIGGGEFGDVCRGKLKVAPDGRTEIDVAIKTLKPGSADKARNDFLTEASIMGQFEHPNVIFLQGVVTKSNPVMIITEFMENGSLDTFLRANDGKFQVLQLVGMLRGIASGMQYLAEMNYVHRDLAARNVLVNAALVCKIADFGLSREIESATEGAYTTRGGKIPVRWTAPEAIAFRKFTSASDVWSMGIVCWEVMSYGERPYWNWSNQDVIKSIEKGYRLPAPMDCPEAIYQLMLDCWQKERTHRPTFANLTQTLDKLIRSPDTLRKIAQNRIRERGAPPPPPPASSTSSNVHLRKRGTNPLAPDAVDLTQLTSVSEWLASIKMSRYAESFESSGVTTLEAAARVTVQELTALGVTLVGHQKKIMNSVTALRAQLSATSQGFLV